A region of the Myxococcus stipitatus DSM 14675 genome:
TGAAATCCAGCTCGACGAGAACCCCGGGCGGGAGATGCTCGAGGACATGCTCAAGCGGCTGGAGGAGGCCGAGCGGGAGGTCAACCGCATCCCCATGCCCCTGTCGTACGCGGAGAACCTCTACTTCTTCCGCGAGCACATCGAGGTGGTCCGCCGGCGCCTCATCCGCCGGCTCGCCGGGGGCCTGGAGGGCGTGGACGGCCATCTCCAGCATGCCAGCGCACAGTAGGCCGTGTGCCGGGGCGACTTCCCCCGTGCGGCCGCCCCGCCGAGTTGATATGCAAGCCCGACGATGGCGATGGACGCCATCCCCTCTCTCCCAGGAGGCTCCATGTACGCCGACCTTGATCTTGCCGCGGTGGAAGCCCTGTTCGCCTGGGGGACGTGGGCCGCTTAAGCCAGGCCCGCCCGAAGGTCCGTCACAGCACGGTCCCCACCTCCAGGTGCCCTGAAGAATCCAGGTGCGCCGCTGGCACCGCTCTGTCCGGAGTCCTTCATCGTGTCACTTGAATCCCTTGGTTGGGGGCCCGAGCTGGCCCAGGTTTTCTCTCGAGTCGTCGAGTCGTCGTCCCTCTCCCTCGTCCCCGGCCGCGTGGTGCGCCAGGAGCGCGGGCTTCTCACCGTCCAGACGGCGGAACGCATCCTGTTGGTGCGCACGGCCGGAAGGCTCCTCCACAACGCGCCCGGCGCCGAGTCGCTCCCCACCGTGGGCGACTGGGTCGCGCTGCAACTGCCCTCCGGCGCGGGGGACGGCATGCTGCACGCCGTGCTCCCCCGAAAGAGCCTGCTCATGCGCCGCGGCGTGGGCCGGGAGGGAAGTGGGCAGCTCATCGCGGCCAACCTGGACGTGGTGCTGCTGGTCGCCGGGCTGGATTCGAACTTCAATCCCCGCCGCATCGAACGCGCGCTGGCCATGGCGTGGAGCAGCGGCGCGTCCCCCGCGGTGCTGCTCTCCAAGGCGGACCTCATGGAGGACGCGCTCAGCGCCGTCCAGGAGGTGGAGGCGCTGGCCCCTGGCGTCCCCGTGCTCGCGTTGAGCGCGTGGACCGGCGAGGGGCTGGACGCGGTGCGGGCGCTGCTGCCCCCAGGCAAGACGGGCGCCCTGCTGGGCTCATCGGGCGTGGGCAAGTCCACCCTGGTCAACCAGCTCCTCGGCGAGGAGCGTCTGGCCACCCAGCCGGTCCGCACCGAGGATGACAAGGGGCGTCACACCACCACGAACCGGGAGCTGTTCCTGCTGCCGCATGGGGGGCTGCTCATCGACGGGCCCGGGATGCGGGAGCTGGGGCTCCTGGGAGACGAGGAGGAGGGGGTCCAGCAGACCTTCACGGACATCCTCGAGCTCGCCGACAGTTGCCGCTTCCGCGACTGCGGCCACCAGCAGGAGCCCGGCTGCGCCGTCCGCGCCGCTGTCCAGTCCGGCACACTCCCTCAAGCGCGCCTGGACAGCTACGAGAAGCTGAAGCGGGAGCGGGCCTTCCACGCCCGGCAGACGAATGCCGCGGCCCAGCACGAGCACCGCCGCTTCGAGCGGGACAGGACCTTGGTGGGTTGGGAAGTCTCGCGAGCCAAGCGACGCCGGGACTGACCGAGCACCCGAAAATCCCCCAAAAATCCCCCGCTCAAGGATTCAGGCGCGCCGCGTTTGGATACACGAAAGGTGGGGGCACCGGGCTGAGCCTGGGGCCCAAGGGATTCAAGCGCTGAGC
Encoded here:
- the rsgA gene encoding ribosome small subunit-dependent GTPase A, coding for MSLESLGWGPELAQVFSRVVESSSLSLVPGRVVRQERGLLTVQTAERILLVRTAGRLLHNAPGAESLPTVGDWVALQLPSGAGDGMLHAVLPRKSLLMRRGVGREGSGQLIAANLDVVLLVAGLDSNFNPRRIERALAMAWSSGASPAVLLSKADLMEDALSAVQEVEALAPGVPVLALSAWTGEGLDAVRALLPPGKTGALLGSSGVGKSTLVNQLLGEERLATQPVRTEDDKGRHTTTNRELFLLPHGGLLIDGPGMRELGLLGDEEEGVQQTFTDILELADSCRFRDCGHQQEPGCAVRAAVQSGTLPQARLDSYEKLKRERAFHARQTNAAAQHEHRRFERDRTLVGWEVSRAKRRRD